CCTGTATCCATGACAACGGTCTATTTCTAATCGCCCAATCCGCCTGGGCGTTTGTCCATAGCCCGAGAGTTTCCGAGGCTCGCTCGAGATCTGCGTAGTTTGGGCTAAAGCCATGGTGGATGGTTTCAGTTCCAGGCCCGGACCGGTTTGGAATTTCAGTCCAGTCTTGATCATATAGATATTCCGATACGACGTGAATCTGGACTGGATCAACAGGTAGGCTGAAGGGAATAGGCTTTCCATCGTCTGCTACTGCTGCTCTCGCATCATCCACGCGATCAAGCGTTGCATCTACCAACGGGAGCTCTTCGCCAAGTACCTTTCTAATTTCCTGCATAGCTGAGATGGACATAGAACCTACCATGGGAATATACCCCAGGCGATTTAGTGCCTGATTTATCTTCGGTATGCGAGCCACCCTCTTTAGCAGCGCCGTGCGAGCCACTATCTCCGGAATATCTGACCAGATGTTTTTGTCACTACTATTGATGGCGTGTTCGATGATATTAATTGCATAGTCTCCCCCCGGTATTATGTCGGCCTGGCTTTTGCCTAGATCGATCAGGGCGGCGGAGAGAGCTGCGATCATCACCTGGCGCTCTCGTGCGGCTAACTGTGCCTGCAATATGTTTTCGAAGAATTCTTCGCGGTCTTCCCATTCAGACGCTGGCTGTCTCCAGTCGTTGACGTGATCCATTGACTATTTCCACCTCATGCCGTGCGGTGTTTTAGCTGGAACCTCGTTGACGATCCGCGTGTCGTGTTGCATGGGTGATGCGTTGCTGACTGTCGCAATGCTTCCCCGCATGACAGCAATGGCCCTCAGGTCCAACACGCAGAGTCTTTCGTCGATCAGCCCGAACGCTCGCTGCGCTCGGACGGCTACCGATCTACAAGCACCCTACGTATAGGGCTTGCCGAAACCCACATCGACATAATGTGGATCTCCATAAACCGATAGGCATGCGGGTGCCGCCGCGGGCGGACGGCTCAGTGGATCATGGGCCGCCGGCTGGTCCGGACCGCCAGGTCTCGTTGCCCTCGGCGTCGCGCGTGAGAAAGATAGGCTCCAACGTGTTGAGGTCGAAGCCCATGATCACGCGGGCCCTTTCGTTCTCGTCCATGAACAGGAGCGCGAGGTCTTCAGCGAGGAAACCCAGGTGAGTCCGCAAGGTGTCCGGGTCGTCGAAGATCGTGAGCCCGGCGCCGCCCTCGTTGATGGCCAAACTCAGGCGCCGGCCGTCTTCCCCGCCGTACAGGGCCAGCAGCCGTCCCGCCGCCGAGCTGGAGAGGGTGGCGGCCAGCGCCCCCTGTGGGTCGCGGAGATCGAGCCCCGGCCCTCCGGACGCGTCAAAGCCCAACTCCGCGCGAATCGTGCCTTGGGCGTCCCTGAGTTCGAGCGCTGGGCCAGCCGGGCCGGAGGCCAACACCGCACGCTCGGTAGCGTGCTCATCGTGGAAGACAAGTTCCTCCGCGTCGCTCGAGGAGGTCAAGGACACGCGTGTGGTCTCGTGTTCGTCAAAGAACGCGAGGACGCCCCCGTCGTCCGCGAAGGCAAAGGTCGTGCGCACGGTGCCTTGATCGTCCAAGAAACCAAGCGCGCCCCCGGTATCCAAAGTGCGAAAGACCGCGCGATTGCTCCCGTGCTCATTGAGGAAGTCGAGCGCCGAGCCGACCTCTTCGTTGAAATACAACAGCGTGCGCGGGTTAGCTTGCGCGTCGTTGAGCACGAGCGTCGAGCCGTCTGGAGCGCCCACGAGGGCCGCGCGAACCTGCGTCGCGTCAATGAGTTGGAGCGCTGAGTTGTCTTGGGTGCTGAAGAGGGCCGCATGTTCCTGGCCTTTGGCGTTCCAGAGCCGTAGGCCGACAATCTCGTCGGCCTCGACCATTTCCAGGCGCGGCGTGGCGGAGGCGTCATGCACGCTGATGGAGGGATCGCCTTGGTCAAAGCCCAGGCGGATGCGCGGCGCGTCCTTGAGATTGCTCAGCACGACCTGTGGCCCGTTCGTGTCGTATCCCAGGAACAGGCGCTCGTGCCCGAACACGGTCCATCGGGAAAAGCTGAGGCTGGGCGTGCTCGTGACGGCGGCGGGGCTGAGGGTGAGCGCCGCCTGCGCCAATCCGTCGTTGTCGGTCAGGGCAAGCGTGGAGCCGCCCTGCGCGTCGACCTGGAGGGAGGCGCCGGCGCCGCCCTCGCCCCCCGCGTTGAGCGTGAGCGCGGGGCCCTGGTCCGTCACGCCGACGAAGACCGGGGCGTTGCCGGCGGCGTCCAGGACGCGCAGGGCGGGGCCATGCTCGGTCCAGCCCAGCGCGAGCGCGGCGGCATGCGCGGGGGAGGCCCCGCGCAGCAGCCGCAACTCCGGGAAGCCGACCCGGTCCACGCCCAGGACGGCGAGCTCTTCGCCCTGGTCATCGACCAGGGCGAAGCGGCGCGCGGTGAGATCCTGCCCGGGACGGCTCACATCCGGTACCGCTGTCTCCAGTGTCGACACGCGCTGTTCCAGAGCCGCCAGTGGCTCGGCGCCGCCCGTTTGGGTTTCTAGCACCGTTATCTGGGCGCGGAGGTTCCCCAGCTCCGTCGTACGGCTGGCGAGCTCGTCGCGCATGCTCGCCATCTCTTGCTGTAGGCCAATCACCAAAACCAACGCGACCACCGCCGCGCCGATCGCCCCCGCTGCCGCCGCGAGCAGCCCCAACCGTTTCCCTCTGCGCGCCATGTCCACTCCTCGCACGTCCGACGCCTTAGCTATCGCCATCATGCGCGACCGCTCCCCACGCGTCATGTGCGCGGGTTACGCACGGACGACAAGTTCTTGCCCGGGGTGGCCCACGCGGGGCGCCCCTACACGGGCAGCCGGTGCATCGGCACGAGCGGCGGAATCTGAGCGTCCCACGCTGCGCGCGGCGTGGGCCACCGCGTTTCGCAAGGCCGTTCATGGTTCGACAGAGCCTGTCCTGAGCTGTCGAAGGGCTCACCACGAACGAGTCACGTAGGCTCGCGGGTTTCGCGGCCGCTGGATTCCCGCTCCCCGCCTACGCCGGGACAGGCTTCGCGGGAATGACGAAGGGGTTGAGCAAGGGGCTCCTTCCTGGGAGAAGGGGCTTGTACAGAGGTCTTCTACAGCGGCGGACGGGGCGAGGCGGGATGGGCGTCGGGCCGCTGGTTGAGCCAGCGGATGAACTTGACGCTGAGGATGGTCCACAGCACGAGGGTCCCGCCGAGCTTCATGATGAGACCACCGATGCGCTGGTCGACGAGCGCCTCCGCTCCACGGGCAAGCTCGTAGGTCGGATACAGCGGGTCGTTGGCGAAGACGAAGATGGCGCTGAAGAATCCGGACGGGATGGACAGCAGCAGCAGGTAGAGCATCTGCATGGGCGGCACGGCCGCGGGCACCGCGCGCGCCCGGCTGAGAACCGGCCACCACATGACGAGACCGCCGACGATCATGGTGAGATGCTCGAAGTCGTGGGCGATGCGGTCCTGCAACGCCAGCTCGTAGAGCGGCGGCATGTGCCAGATCCAGAAGGCCGTGGTGCTGAGCCCCAGCGCC
Above is a window of Chloroflexota bacterium DNA encoding:
- a CDS encoding cytochrome c oxidase assembly protein, with the translated sequence MTFYLIPEITLGLLVLTGGYLYAVSPLNPDRVEPVAWPRIAAFVTAAVTLFVTLHPPFDTLAATHFSVHMWQHSLLVFAATPLLLIGLPDWLLAPIFRVRPIRFVAQQATRLPVALGLSTTAFWIWHMPPLYELALQDRIAHDFEHLTMIVGGLVMWWPVLSRARAVPAAVPPMQMLYLLLLSIPSGFFSAIFVFANDPLYPTYELARGAEALVDQRIGGLIMKLGGTLVLWTILSVKFIRWLNQRPDAHPASPRPPL